Proteins from a genomic interval of Synechococcus sp. A15-28:
- a CDS encoding HupE/UreJ family protein encodes MGDSGALTAWQGLLSGLGHPLLGPDHLLFLLALGFVGLQRPLRWVLPLLAVGLGGSVLSQFIPLPDAVAPWAEALVSFSLAVEGLIALSMAQAAWLLPLFGLHGFLLGSTIVGAEPTPLFSYFLGLLVAQGSLLLLITALSQGLVERLGAQGQRLGAGIWIGIGMAFAWVALID; translated from the coding sequence ATGGGTGACAGCGGCGCACTGACCGCCTGGCAGGGACTGCTGAGTGGCCTGGGGCACCCGCTCTTGGGTCCTGACCATCTGCTGTTCCTCTTGGCCCTGGGTTTCGTTGGCTTGCAACGTCCTCTGCGCTGGGTGCTGCCACTGCTGGCAGTCGGTCTCGGCGGCAGCGTGCTGTCACAGTTCATCCCCCTGCCCGATGCGGTGGCCCCCTGGGCTGAAGCCCTCGTCTCCTTCAGCCTGGCGGTGGAAGGCCTGATCGCCCTGAGCATGGCCCAAGCCGCCTGGCTGCTGCCCCTGTTCGGCCTGCATGGCTTCCTGCTGGGCAGCACCATCGTCGGGGCAGAACCCACCCCTTTGTTCAGCTACTTCCTGGGCCTGCTTGTCGCCCAGGGCAGCCTTTTGCTGCTCATCACCGCCTTGTCCCAGGGACTGGTGGAACGTCTGGGAGCCCAGGGCCAGCGGCTCGGTGCCGGCATCTGGATCGGCATCGGCATGGCCTTCGCCTGGGTGGCCCTGATCGACTGA
- a CDS encoding iron uptake porin, which translates to MRSCLAIKLAAPLAAAALWSLSGPPPARAQLSNVSQFTDVMPTDWAYQALANLVEQYGCVAGYPNGTFRGNRAMTRYEAAALLNACLDRITEVTDELKKLIYEFEKELAIIRGKVDGLEARVGELEATQFATTTKLSGLATFVVGANHFSGSDAALVDQNNQSFGATTFNNDLQLILETSFTGKDQLTTTLRAGNFSGESPFGGGGPSSLAMLGNASQGDGGPNHLFIDKLFYSFPVGDSITVTVGPNVGQDDMLPIWPTFYNSLPILDALTLNGGLAAYNKNQGPGAGISWVPAGGFHVTANYVAANGAEANSDIGGLATDHAGGTGTVQLGWEADGWAIAGIYSKIQNGNDLIAYATPFTQDQLGQAGDTHAFGLSGAWQPTETHWIPSISVGWGINNSDSQRKGQVTTSQSWSVGLTWDDAFAEGNSAGMAVGQPVFATALRGGDTPNDGNYLWEWWYQFQISDAISVTPALIYFSRPMGQNTPSGQSFSQLGGLVMTTFSF; encoded by the coding sequence ATGAGGTCTTGCCTTGCCATCAAGCTCGCCGCGCCCTTGGCCGCTGCGGCGTTGTGGTCGCTGTCCGGTCCGCCCCCGGCCAGGGCTCAGCTGAGCAACGTCAGTCAATTCACCGACGTAATGCCCACGGATTGGGCTTATCAGGCTCTGGCCAACCTGGTAGAGCAGTACGGCTGTGTGGCCGGATACCCCAACGGCACCTTCCGTGGCAACCGGGCCATGACCCGCTACGAGGCGGCTGCCCTGCTCAACGCTTGCCTCGATCGGATCACCGAGGTGACCGATGAGCTCAAGAAGCTGATTTATGAGTTCGAGAAGGAACTCGCCATCATCCGCGGCAAAGTCGACGGTCTGGAAGCTCGCGTCGGCGAACTGGAAGCCACCCAGTTCGCAACCACCACCAAACTCAGTGGTCTCGCCACATTTGTGGTCGGGGCGAACCACTTTTCAGGCTCTGACGCTGCCTTGGTCGATCAAAACAACCAGAGTTTCGGCGCCACCACGTTCAACAACGATCTTCAGCTGATCCTGGAGACCAGCTTCACCGGCAAGGATCAACTCACCACCACGCTGCGGGCCGGCAACTTCAGCGGCGAATCACCCTTTGGGGGAGGGGGGCCCAGCAGCCTGGCCATGCTTGGCAATGCATCCCAGGGGGATGGCGGGCCCAACCACCTGTTCATCGACAAACTCTTCTACAGCTTTCCCGTCGGCGATAGCATCACCGTGACGGTGGGACCGAATGTTGGCCAGGACGACATGCTGCCGATCTGGCCGACCTTCTACAACAGTCTACCGATTCTGGATGCCCTCACCCTGAATGGAGGACTGGCCGCCTACAACAAAAACCAGGGTCCCGGTGCAGGAATCTCCTGGGTTCCAGCAGGTGGATTCCATGTCACGGCCAACTACGTGGCGGCCAACGGAGCCGAGGCCAACAGCGACATCGGCGGCCTGGCCACGGACCATGCCGGCGGCACGGGAACCGTTCAGCTGGGCTGGGAAGCGGATGGCTGGGCGATTGCCGGCATCTACTCCAAGATCCAAAACGGCAACGATCTGATCGCCTACGCCACCCCATTCACCCAGGACCAGTTGGGGCAAGCGGGCGACACCCACGCCTTCGGATTGAGCGGGGCGTGGCAGCCGACGGAAACGCATTGGATCCCCTCCATATCGGTTGGATGGGGCATCAACAACAGCGACAGCCAGCGAAAAGGTCAGGTCACCACCAGCCAGTCCTGGAGTGTTGGGCTGACCTGGGATGACGCATTCGCCGAGGGCAACAGCGCCGGCATGGCCGTGGGCCAGCCGGTATTCGCTACCGCATTACGGGGAGGAGACACCCCGAACGATGGCAATTACCTGTGGGAATGGTGGTATCAGTTCCAGATCAGCGATGCCATCAGCGTGACCCCGGCGTTGATCTATTTCTCGCGCCCGATGGGGCAAAACACCCCTTCGGGCCAGTCCTTCAGCCAGCTGGGTGGTCTTGTGATGACCACCTTCAGCTTCTGA
- a CDS encoding DUF3303 family protein: MFFPQEGGGCQIVEAHSMWHVYQFTGPWTKAFGITVEVIPALCDEEFVSAEAKIASAQG; the protein is encoded by the coding sequence GTGTTTTTCCCTCAGGAAGGCGGTGGCTGCCAGATTGTCGAAGCCCACAGCATGTGGCACGTGTATCAGTTCACCGGCCCCTGGACCAAAGCTTTTGGAATCACCGTGGAGGTCATTCCTGCTCTATGCGATGAGGAATTCGTCTCCGCTGAGGCGAAAATCGCTTCGGCCCAGGGTTAG
- the lipA gene encoding lipoyl synthase: MLKPEWLRVKAPQRERIGAVADLLLDLNLNTVCQEASCPNIGECFAGGTATFLIMGPGCTRACPYCDIDFDKSVRALDPTEPERLGEAVARLGLKHVVITSVNRDDLADGGASQFVACIEQVKQRSPLTTIELLIPDFCGNWDALNVVMAAAPHVLNHNIETVPRMYRLARPQGIYERSLELLQRVRQGWPSAYSKSGLMVGLSETDDEVIEVLRDLRAHRVDIVTIGQYLSPGPKHLAVDRFVTPEQFDTYRRIGEEELGFLQVVSTPLTRSSYHAGEVQRLMASHPR; encoded by the coding sequence GTGCTCAAGCCCGAGTGGTTGCGCGTCAAAGCACCGCAGCGGGAGCGCATCGGCGCCGTTGCTGATCTCCTGCTCGACCTCAACCTGAACACGGTCTGCCAGGAAGCCAGCTGCCCCAACATCGGCGAATGCTTCGCCGGTGGCACCGCCACCTTTCTGATAATGGGGCCGGGCTGCACCCGCGCCTGCCCCTACTGCGACATCGATTTCGACAAGAGCGTCCGTGCGCTCGACCCCACGGAACCGGAACGGCTCGGCGAGGCGGTGGCGCGCCTGGGCCTCAAGCATGTGGTGATCACCTCGGTGAACCGCGACGATCTCGCCGACGGTGGTGCCTCCCAGTTCGTGGCCTGCATCGAACAGGTGAAACAGCGCTCACCGCTCACCACGATCGAGCTGCTGATCCCCGATTTCTGCGGCAACTGGGATGCCCTGAATGTGGTGATGGCCGCCGCACCTCACGTGCTGAACCACAACATCGAAACGGTGCCGCGGATGTACCGGCTGGCCCGCCCCCAGGGCATCTACGAGCGGTCCCTGGAGCTGCTGCAGCGGGTGCGCCAAGGCTGGCCAAGCGCCTACAGCAAATCCGGCCTGATGGTGGGGCTCAGTGAAACCGACGACGAAGTGATCGAGGTGCTGCGCGACCTGCGCGCCCATCGGGTGGACATCGTCACCATCGGGCAATACCTCTCCCCCGGCCCCAAGCACCTGGCGGTGGATCGTTTCGTAACGCCCGAGCAGTTCGACACCTATCGCCGCATCGGTGAAGAGGAGCTGGGCTTTCTCCAGGTGGTGAGCACACCGCTCACCCGCAGCAGCTATCACGCCGGTGAGGTGCAGCGGCTCATGGCCAGCCATCCCCGCTGA
- a CDS encoding YciI family protein, with protein sequence MAWFVKHETFTAETADLALAQRRPYLEAHRAWVEQEAKAGRRIRSGFLVDAQRRPGGGGLLIFEAASFTEALEWVQQDPMIQAGLVSWTLQEWIPVSGDGWP encoded by the coding sequence ATGGCCTGGTTCGTCAAGCACGAAACATTCACGGCTGAAACAGCCGACTTAGCTCTCGCACAGCGGAGGCCTTATCTGGAGGCTCACCGCGCTTGGGTGGAGCAGGAAGCCAAGGCGGGTCGGCGCATCCGCAGCGGTTTTCTGGTGGATGCCCAGCGGCGCCCCGGTGGCGGAGGCTTGTTGATCTTTGAGGCTGCCTCCTTCACTGAAGCCCTGGAGTGGGTGCAGCAGGACCCGATGATTCAGGCGGGCCTGGTGAGCTGGACGTTGCAGGAATGGATCCCTGTCAGCGGGGATGGCTGGCCATGA
- the gltB gene encoding glutamate synthase large subunit, which yields MADLTRPTVWPYSDSAAPEAVAGEKDACGVGFLAQLSGQTSHWVLQQALRGLGCMEHRGGCGGDGDSGDGAGVLCEIPWSYLKAVWPEAAAARGLGMMFMPQDPERRELARQFCNEEAEALGLTSAGWRVVPVDASVLGPMARETAPVIEQWSLAGGPDGEAFEALLLRLRRRIGARARKAWGFEGSLDLYVASLSSRTVVYKGMVRSEVLAQYYADLRDPRFEVSFAVYHRRFSTNTLPRWPLAQPMRLLGHNGEINTLLGNLNWAKATEASLSEVWGESAAELNPAVNPAFSDSANLDATLELMVRSGRSITDSLITLVPEAFRNQPDLEDRPEVTAMYEFNAGIQEPWDGPALLVFADGKRVGATLDRNGLRPARWCTTADGFVIMGSETGVVDLSGKTVVQKGRLGPGQMVAVDLENGQLLENWTVKEDAAGRFPYGDWLRQHRRGVAAQPWTQERQIGELDLLRLQTAMGFTAEDFDLVIEDMAGLGKEPTYCMGDDIPLAVLSDKPHLLYDYFKQRFAQVTNPPIDPLREKLVMSLEMHLGERRPALKPQAEAAAVIHLDTPVLNEAELAAISQQGLPVATLSTQVAVEACAGGLSSALDALCQAAEEAVRGGAQVLVLSDRVDSAGAAAPLTATSVAMPPLLSVGAVHHHLLRQKLRLRCSLVVDTAQCWSTHHMACLIGYGASAVCPWLTWETTRHWLAHPKTQKRIEQGKLPPLDAEKVQANVRVSLENGLRKILSKIGISLLASYHGAQIFEAIGLGADVIDTAFTGTTSRVAGMTLAELANETLSLHAKAFPELNRSKLEFMGFVQYRTGGEYHLNSPDMAKALHAAVKTGPGYDHFSTYKTLLENRPVTALRDLLEFKLAPTPLPLDQVESAESLCKRFCTGGMSLGALSREAHEVLAVAMNRIGGKSNSGEGGEDPARFQVLHDVDAEGRSQAFPSIGGLRNGDTACSAIKQIASGRFGVTAEYLRSGKQLEIKVAQGAKPGEGGQLPGPKVDEYIAWLRNSKPGVALISPPPHHDIYSIEDLAQLIHDLHQVHPKAPVSVKLVAEIGIGTIAAGVAKANADVIQISGHDGGTGASPLSSIKHAGSPWELGLTEVHRSLVENGLRDRVLLRADGGLKTGWDVVIAALLGAEEYGFGSVAMIAEGCIMARVCHTNNCPVGVATQKEALRKRFTGVPEHVVNFFWYVAEEVRQLLSLLGVAKLEDLIGRSDLLQPRAVQLAKTQGVDLSSLLAPIQGADDRSWLRHSAEAHGNGPILEDQLLADAALMAALESHGSLSRTIAIVNTDRSVGARLAGEIAQRHGNRGFNGQLDLTYKGAAGQSFGAFLVQGMNVRLEGEANDYVGKGMNSGRITLVPADGCANPGDQVILGNTCLYGATGGELYALGRAGERFGVRNSGARTVVEGAGDHCCEYMTGGVVVVLGSTGRNVGAGMTGGVTFLLDENDRVAPRVNPEIVEVCSLTTQQQETTLKALLEAHVAATGSSKASALLADWAAAKGRFKVLIPPSERAAMGLVDQQAVAA from the coding sequence ATGGCAGATCTCACCCGACCCACCGTCTGGCCCTACAGCGACAGTGCTGCGCCTGAGGCCGTGGCCGGAGAGAAAGATGCCTGCGGTGTGGGTTTCCTGGCGCAGCTGTCGGGTCAGACCAGTCACTGGGTGCTGCAGCAGGCCTTGCGCGGTCTCGGTTGCATGGAGCACCGCGGTGGCTGTGGTGGTGATGGCGATTCCGGTGATGGCGCCGGTGTGCTGTGCGAGATCCCCTGGTCGTATCTGAAGGCGGTCTGGCCTGAGGCCGCGGCAGCCCGGGGTCTCGGGATGATGTTCATGCCGCAGGACCCGGAGCGGCGGGAACTGGCGCGCCAGTTCTGCAACGAGGAGGCCGAGGCCCTCGGGCTGACCTCCGCCGGTTGGCGGGTGGTTCCGGTGGATGCGTCCGTGCTGGGGCCCATGGCCCGGGAGACCGCCCCGGTGATCGAGCAGTGGAGCCTCGCCGGTGGTCCCGATGGCGAGGCCTTCGAGGCGCTGTTGCTGCGCCTGCGCCGGCGGATCGGCGCCCGTGCCCGCAAGGCCTGGGGTTTTGAGGGGTCGCTGGATCTTTATGTGGCGTCCCTGAGCAGCCGCACCGTTGTTTACAAGGGGATGGTGCGCTCCGAGGTGCTGGCCCAGTACTACGCCGATCTGCGCGATCCCCGCTTTGAGGTGAGCTTCGCGGTGTATCACCGGCGCTTCAGCACCAACACCCTGCCCCGCTGGCCCCTGGCGCAGCCGATGCGGCTGCTTGGCCACAACGGTGAGATCAACACGCTGCTGGGCAACCTCAACTGGGCCAAGGCGACCGAAGCCAGTCTCTCGGAGGTCTGGGGAGAGTCGGCCGCTGAGCTCAACCCGGCGGTCAACCCGGCCTTCAGCGACTCGGCCAACCTCGACGCCACGCTGGAGCTGATGGTGCGCAGCGGTCGCTCGATCACCGACAGCCTGATCACCCTGGTGCCGGAGGCCTTCCGCAACCAGCCGGATCTGGAGGATCGTCCTGAGGTGACGGCGATGTACGAATTCAATGCCGGCATCCAGGAGCCGTGGGACGGCCCTGCCCTGCTGGTGTTCGCCGACGGCAAACGGGTCGGCGCCACCCTCGATCGCAACGGTCTTCGCCCCGCCCGCTGGTGCACCACCGCCGACGGTTTCGTGATCATGGGATCGGAAACCGGTGTGGTGGATCTCAGCGGCAAGACCGTTGTTCAGAAGGGCCGCCTCGGCCCCGGACAGATGGTGGCCGTGGATCTGGAGAACGGTCAGCTGCTGGAGAACTGGACCGTGAAGGAGGACGCTGCCGGACGCTTCCCCTATGGCGACTGGCTGCGGCAGCACCGCCGCGGCGTGGCGGCTCAGCCCTGGACGCAGGAGCGTCAGATCGGCGAACTGGACCTGCTGCGGCTGCAGACCGCCATGGGCTTCACGGCGGAAGACTTCGATCTGGTGATCGAGGACATGGCCGGACTGGGCAAGGAGCCCACCTATTGCATGGGGGATGACATCCCCCTGGCGGTGCTCTCCGACAAGCCCCACCTGCTCTACGACTACTTCAAGCAGCGCTTCGCCCAGGTCACCAACCCGCCGATCGACCCCCTGCGTGAAAAGCTGGTGATGAGCCTGGAGATGCATCTGGGTGAGCGCAGGCCTGCCCTCAAGCCCCAGGCCGAAGCGGCCGCGGTGATTCATCTGGACACCCCGGTGCTGAATGAAGCCGAGCTGGCGGCGATCAGCCAGCAGGGGCTCCCTGTGGCGACCCTGTCCACCCAGGTAGCGGTTGAGGCCTGTGCCGGTGGCCTCAGTTCAGCCCTTGATGCGCTCTGCCAGGCGGCCGAGGAGGCCGTGCGCGGCGGCGCCCAGGTGCTGGTGCTGTCCGATCGCGTTGATTCCGCCGGTGCCGCTGCCCCATTGACGGCCACCAGCGTGGCGATGCCGCCATTGCTCTCCGTCGGTGCCGTCCATCACCATCTGCTGCGGCAGAAGCTGCGTCTGCGCTGCTCCCTGGTGGTCGACACCGCCCAGTGCTGGAGCACCCACCACATGGCCTGCCTGATCGGCTATGGCGCCAGTGCCGTCTGCCCCTGGCTCACCTGGGAGACCACCCGCCACTGGCTTGCTCACCCCAAAACCCAGAAGCGCATCGAGCAGGGCAAGCTGCCCCCCCTCGATGCCGAAAAGGTGCAGGCCAACGTGCGCGTCTCCCTGGAGAACGGCCTGCGCAAGATCCTCTCCAAGATCGGTATCTCGCTGCTGGCCAGCTACCACGGCGCTCAGATCTTCGAAGCGATCGGGCTTGGCGCCGATGTGATCGACACCGCTTTCACCGGCACCACCAGCCGTGTGGCGGGCATGACCCTGGCGGAGCTGGCCAATGAAACCCTGTCGCTGCATGCCAAGGCGTTCCCGGAGCTCAACCGCAGCAAGCTGGAGTTCATGGGCTTTGTGCAGTACCGCACCGGTGGCGAGTACCACCTAAACAGTCCAGACATGGCCAAGGCCCTGCATGCGGCGGTGAAGACCGGGCCGGGGTACGACCACTTTTCCACCTACAAAACCCTGCTGGAGAACCGGCCGGTCACAGCCCTGAGGGATCTGCTGGAGTTCAAGCTGGCCCCGACGCCGCTGCCCCTGGATCAGGTGGAGAGCGCGGAAAGCCTCTGCAAGCGGTTCTGCACCGGTGGCATGAGCCTTGGTGCCCTCTCGCGGGAGGCCCACGAAGTGCTGGCGGTGGCGATGAACCGCATCGGCGGCAAGAGCAACAGCGGCGAAGGCGGCGAGGATCCGGCCCGTTTCCAGGTGCTCCACGACGTGGACGCTGAAGGCCGCTCGCAGGCCTTCCCCAGCATCGGCGGACTCCGCAATGGCGACACCGCCTGTTCGGCGATCAAGCAGATCGCGTCCGGACGGTTCGGTGTCACGGCCGAATACCTGCGCAGCGGCAAACAGCTAGAGATCAAGGTGGCCCAGGGGGCCAAGCCCGGAGAGGGCGGCCAGCTGCCCGGCCCGAAGGTGGATGAGTACATCGCCTGGCTGCGTAACAGCAAACCCGGCGTGGCACTGATCTCGCCGCCGCCCCACCACGACATCTACTCAATCGAGGATCTGGCTCAGCTGATCCACGATCTGCATCAGGTGCACCCCAAGGCGCCGGTGAGCGTGAAGCTGGTGGCCGAGATCGGCATCGGCACCATCGCTGCCGGTGTGGCCAAGGCCAACGCCGATGTGATTCAGATCTCCGGCCACGACGGTGGCACCGGTGCGTCGCCGTTGAGTTCGATCAAACACGCCGGCAGCCCCTGGGAGCTGGGGCTCACCGAGGTGCACCGCAGCCTGGTGGAGAACGGTTTGCGCGATCGGGTGCTGCTGCGGGCCGATGGCGGCCTCAAGACCGGTTGGGATGTGGTGATCGCGGCCCTGCTCGGCGCGGAGGAGTACGGCTTCGGCTCGGTGGCGATGATCGCCGAGGGCTGCATCATGGCCCGCGTCTGCCACACCAATAACTGCCCGGTGGGTGTGGCCACCCAGAAGGAGGCGCTGCGCAAGCGCTTCACCGGCGTACCCGAGCACGTGGTGAATTTCTTCTGGTACGTGGCGGAGGAGGTGCGCCAGCTGCTCAGCCTGCTCGGCGTCGCCAAACTCGAGGACCTGATCGGCCGCAGCGACCTGCTGCAACCCCGTGCGGTGCAGCTGGCCAAAACCCAGGGCGTGGATCTCTCCAGCCTGCTGGCACCCATCCAGGGCGCAGACGACCGCTCCTGGTTGCGCCACAGCGCCGAAGCCCACGGCAACGGCCCGATCCTTGAGGACCAACTGCTGGCCGACGCCGCACTGATGGCTGCGCTGGAGAGCCATGGTTCCCTCAGCCGCACGATCGCGATCGTCAACACCGATCGCAGCGTGGGGGCCCGCCTGGCCGGTGAGATTGCCCAGCGCCACGGCAACCGCGGCTTCAACGGCCAGCTGGATCTCACCTACAAGGGTGCTGCCGGCCAGAGCTTCGGCGCCTTCCTGGTGCAGGGCATGAATGTGCGACTTGAGGGCGAAGCCAACGATTACGTGGGCAAGGGCATGAACAGTGGCCGCATCACCCTTGTGCCTGCCGATGGCTGCGCCAATCCCGGCGATCAGGTGATCCTTGGCAACACCTGCCTCTACGGCGCCACCGGCGGTGAGCTCTACGCCCTCGGTCGCGCCGGTGAGCGCTTCGGCGTGCGCAACAGCGGGGCCCGGACTGTGGTTGAAGGGGCCGGCGACCATTGCTGCGAGTACATGACCGGCGGCGTGGTGGTGGTGCTGGGCAGCACCGGCCGCAACGTGGGGGCCGGCATGACCGGTGGTGTCACCTTCCTGCTGGATGAGAACGACCGTGTCGCCCCACGGGTGAATCCGGAGATCGTGGAGGTGTGCAGCCTCACCACCCAGCAGCAGGAAACCACGCTCAAAGCATTGCTGGAAGCCCATGTTGCAGCCACCGGCAGCAGCAAGGCGTCAGCGTTGTTGGCCGACTGGGCTGCGGCGAAGGGTCGCTTCAAGGTGCTGATCCCGCCCAGTGAGCGGGCAGCGATGGGGCTGGTGGACCAGCAAGCAGTGGCGGCCTGA